From a region of the Methylocystis hirsuta genome:
- the nifH gene encoding nitrogenase iron protein, whose product MSSLRQIAFYGKGGIGKSTTSQNTLAALAEMGHRILIVGCDPKADSTRLILHAKAQDTILSLAANAGSVEDLEIEEVMKVGYLNIRCVESGGPEPGVGCAGRGVITSINFLEENGAYEDIDYVSYDVLGDVVCGGFAMPIRENKAQEIYIVMSGEMMAMYAGNNISKGILKYANSGGVRLGGLVCNERQTDKELELAEALAKKLGTTLIYFVPRDNIVQHAELRRMTVLEYAPESEQANHYRNLAVKIHANQGKGIIPTPITMDELEDMLMEHGIMKAVDESQIGKTASELQAIA is encoded by the coding sequence ATGTCGTCACTACGGCAAATCGCATTTTATGGCAAAGGGGGCATCGGCAAGTCGACGACGTCCCAGAACACGCTGGCCGCTCTGGCCGAGATGGGTCATCGCATTCTGATCGTCGGCTGCGATCCGAAGGCGGACTCGACGCGCCTCATTCTGCACGCCAAGGCGCAGGACACCATCCTGAGCCTCGCCGCGAATGCGGGCAGCGTCGAGGATCTGGAAATTGAAGAGGTGATGAAGGTCGGCTATCTCAACATTCGTTGCGTCGAGTCGGGCGGACCGGAGCCTGGAGTTGGCTGCGCGGGCCGCGGCGTCATCACCTCGATCAACTTCCTCGAGGAAAACGGCGCTTACGAGGACATCGACTATGTGTCCTACGACGTGCTCGGCGACGTGGTCTGCGGCGGTTTCGCCATGCCGATCCGCGAGAACAAGGCGCAGGAAATCTACATCGTCATGTCCGGCGAGATGATGGCGATGTATGCGGGCAACAACATCTCCAAGGGCATTTTGAAATATGCCAATTCCGGCGGCGTGCGCCTGGGCGGTCTGGTCTGCAATGAGCGTCAGACCGACAAGGAGCTGGAGCTTGCGGAAGCTCTGGCGAAGAAGCTCGGCACGACGCTGATCTACTTCGTGCCGCGCGACAATATCGTGCAGCACGCCGAGCTGCGCCGCATGACGGTGCTGGAATATGCGCCGGAGTCCGAGCAGGCGAATCATTACCGCAATCTCGCGGTGAAGATCCACGCCAACCAGGGCAAGGGCATCATCCCGACGCCGATCACGATGGACGAGCTCGAAGACATGCTGATGGAGCACGGCATCATGAAGGCGGTCGACGAGAGCCAGATCGGCAAGACCGCGTCCGAACTCCAGGCGATCGCCTAA
- a CDS encoding YgfZ/GcvT domain-containing protein has protein sequence MSAVISLQDRGVVEIAGADATNFLHNLVTNDIAKLAPGEARFSALLAPQGKILVDFLVFVEGEGQSRRYLLDCPSSLEPDLLRRLGMYKLRAAVSVTSKSDEFAAFAVLAEARPEIPALAIARDPRSETLGWRLIAPRGTEAEVSREDYEAARIAAGVPQGGVDFAYGAAFPHEANMDLLAGVDFTKGCYVGQEVVSRTKHRNLARKRVTPYHVEGEAPAPGTKVMAGEIEIGVAGSHSGERGLALIRLDRLADAMAAGTVLTAGGASLEFVVGAGSELKPA, from the coding sequence ATGTCAGCAGTCATCAGCCTGCAGGATCGCGGCGTTGTCGAAATTGCCGGGGCCGACGCGACCAACTTTTTGCATAATCTCGTCACCAACGACATCGCCAAACTTGCCCCGGGCGAAGCCCGCTTTAGCGCGCTGCTGGCGCCGCAGGGAAAGATATTGGTCGATTTCCTGGTCTTCGTCGAAGGCGAGGGCCAGTCGCGCCGCTATTTGCTCGATTGTCCGAGCAGCTTAGAGCCGGATCTCCTGCGCCGCCTCGGTATGTACAAGCTGCGCGCGGCGGTGAGCGTCACCTCCAAAAGCGACGAATTCGCAGCCTTCGCCGTTCTCGCGGAGGCGCGACCGGAAATTCCCGCGCTGGCGATCGCGCGGGACCCGCGCTCCGAGACGCTGGGCTGGCGACTGATCGCGCCGCGCGGCACGGAGGCGGAAGTTTCTCGAGAAGATTATGAGGCGGCGCGCATCGCCGCCGGCGTTCCGCAAGGCGGGGTTGATTTCGCCTATGGCGCCGCATTTCCGCACGAAGCGAACATGGACCTGCTCGCCGGCGTCGATTTCACCAAGGGATGCTATGTCGGCCAGGAAGTGGTCTCGCGCACGAAGCATCGCAATCTCGCGCGCAAGCGGGTGACGCCTTACCATGTGGAAGGAGAAGCTCCCGCGCCGGGGACAAAAGTCATGGCGGGCGAAATCGAAATCGGCGTGGCGGGCTCGCACAGTGGCGAGCGGGGCCTTGCGTTGATCCGCCTGGACAGGCTCGCCGACGCTATGGCGGCCGGAACAGTCTTGACTGCCGGCGGCGCGTCCTTGGAGTTCGTCGTGGGGGCGGGCAGCGAATTGAAGCCAGCTTAA
- the nifE gene encoding nitrogenase iron-molybdenum cofactor biosynthesis protein NifE: MSSLSATIQDVFNEPGCGKNANKSEAERKKGCTKQLQPGGAAGGCAFDGAKIALQPLTDVAHLVHGPIACEGNSWDNRGAKSSGSNLWRTGFTTDINETDVVFGGEKRLFKSIREIIEKYDPPAIFVYQTCVPAMIGDDIDAVCKAAREKFNKPVIPINSPGFVGPKNLGNKLAGEALLQHVIGTEEPEYTTPYDLNIIGEYNLSGELWQVKPLLDELGIRIMACISGDGKYKEVASSHRAKAAMMVCSKAMINVARKMEERYGIPFFEGSFYGIEDSSDSLREIARMLIERGAPAELMDRTEALIAREEAKAWAAIAKYKPRFEGKKVLLITGGVKSWSVVAALQEAGLELVGTSVKKSTKEDKERIKELMGQDAHMIEDMTPREMYKMLKDARADIMLSGGRSQFIALKASMPWLDINQERHHAYMGYVGMVKLVEEIDKALYNPVWAQVRKPAPWEKSGDNWQSRAMAQAEAEAAALAADPVKAEEVRRAKKICNCKSVELGVIEDAILANNLSTVEGVRDATNASGGCGACAVRIEEILAQMVSASHAIAAE; this comes from the coding sequence ATGAGTTCGCTTTCGGCCACGATCCAGGACGTTTTCAACGAGCCGGGCTGCGGCAAGAACGCGAACAAGTCAGAGGCCGAACGTAAGAAGGGGTGCACCAAGCAATTGCAGCCCGGCGGCGCTGCTGGCGGTTGCGCCTTCGACGGCGCCAAGATCGCCCTTCAACCACTCACCGACGTCGCCCATCTCGTGCATGGCCCCATCGCTTGCGAGGGCAATAGCTGGGACAATCGCGGCGCGAAGTCCTCCGGCTCCAATCTGTGGCGCACCGGCTTCACCACCGACATCAATGAGACGGACGTCGTCTTCGGGGGCGAGAAGCGGCTGTTCAAATCCATCCGCGAGATCATCGAGAAATATGATCCGCCGGCGATCTTCGTCTATCAGACCTGCGTGCCCGCAATGATCGGCGACGATATCGACGCCGTGTGCAAAGCGGCGCGCGAGAAATTCAACAAGCCGGTCATTCCGATCAACTCGCCGGGCTTCGTCGGGCCGAAAAATCTCGGCAACAAGCTCGCCGGCGAGGCGCTGCTGCAGCATGTGATCGGCACGGAAGAGCCGGAATATACGACGCCCTACGACCTCAATATCATCGGCGAATACAATCTGTCCGGAGAATTGTGGCAGGTGAAGCCGCTGCTCGATGAACTCGGCATTCGCATCATGGCCTGTATTTCCGGCGACGGAAAATATAAGGAGGTCGCCTCCTCGCATCGCGCCAAGGCCGCGATGATGGTTTGCTCCAAGGCGATGATCAATGTCGCGCGCAAGATGGAGGAGCGCTACGGCATCCCCTTCTTCGAAGGCTCCTTTTACGGCATCGAGGATAGCAGCGACTCGCTGCGCGAGATCGCGCGCATGCTGATCGAACGCGGCGCGCCCGCTGAATTGATGGATCGAACCGAGGCGCTAATCGCGCGGGAAGAGGCCAAGGCTTGGGCGGCGATCGCCAAATACAAGCCGCGCTTCGAAGGCAAAAAAGTGCTGCTGATCACCGGCGGCGTCAAATCCTGGTCGGTCGTCGCCGCGCTGCAAGAGGCGGGTCTCGAGCTTGTTGGTACGTCAGTCAAGAAGTCGACCAAGGAAGACAAGGAGCGCATCAAGGAGTTGATGGGCCAGGACGCCCATATGATCGAGGATATGACGCCGCGCGAAATGTACAAGATGCTCAAGGATGCGCGCGCCGACATCATGCTCTCGGGCGGCCGCTCGCAGTTCATCGCGCTGAAGGCCTCGATGCCCTGGCTCGACATCAACCAGGAGCGGCATCACGCCTATATGGGCTATGTCGGCATGGTGAAACTCGTCGAAGAGATCGACAAGGCGCTTTACAATCCGGTTTGGGCGCAGGTGCGTAAGCCCGCGCCCTGGGAAAAATCGGGCGACAATTGGCAAAGCCGCGCGATGGCGCAGGCGGAAGCCGAGGCGGCGGCGCTCGCCGCCGATCCCGTGAAGGCGGAAGAGGTTCGCCGCGCGAAAAAGATCTGCAATTGCAAAAGCGTCGAGCTCGGCGTGATCGAGGATGCGATCCTCGCGAACAACCTCTCGACGGTCGAGGGCGTGCGCGACGCGACGAACGCCTCGGGCGGCTGCGGCGCCTGCGCCGTGCGCATTGAGGAAATTCTCGCGCAGATGGTCTCGGCCTCTCACGCGATCGCAGCGGAGTAG
- a CDS encoding 4Fe4S-binding leucine-rich repeat protein, whose protein sequence is MTREIDEARDWRGLDIDCANCAHRDRLAAGRCELRKACVHDRYARRIDRFFNWNPELADGYLSHPHFEVRAIAAKFANPFLLPRLLSDPDETVRWEAVRRLPARYQCELRNDPHREVRIRVATLLDDPDLLPMMQDEDYYVRIVIARKVAPALLVMMFDDQEVEVRRIVAQRIDAQWLGRMCRDSNAEVRLEAAQRLTPEQLSDLRDDADWRVRHYVATRLNVEEIGHLINDSDPLVAEAARERLAGEALKG, encoded by the coding sequence ATGACGCGTGAGATCGACGAAGCGCGCGACTGGCGCGGTTTGGATATCGATTGTGCGAACTGCGCGCATCGAGACCGGCTGGCCGCCGGGCGATGCGAATTGCGTAAAGCCTGCGTACACGACCGATATGCGCGGCGCATCGATCGCTTCTTCAATTGGAATCCTGAGCTCGCCGACGGCTATCTCTCGCATCCACATTTCGAAGTGCGCGCCATAGCGGCGAAATTCGCCAATCCGTTTCTCTTGCCGCGCTTATTGTCGGATCCCGATGAAACCGTGCGCTGGGAAGCTGTGCGGCGATTGCCTGCGCGCTATCAATGCGAATTGCGCAACGATCCGCATCGCGAAGTGCGCATCCGCGTCGCCACTCTGCTCGATGATCCGGACCTTCTGCCGATGATGCAGGATGAGGATTATTACGTGCGGATCGTCATCGCGCGGAAGGTCGCGCCGGCGCTGCTGGTGATGATGTTCGATGACCAGGAAGTGGAAGTCCGGCGTATTGTCGCGCAACGGATCGACGCCCAGTGGCTCGGGCGAATGTGTCGAGATTCGAACGCCGAAGTGCGCCTTGAAGCGGCGCAAAGGCTGACGCCGGAACAATTGTCGGATTTGAGAGATGACGCCGACTGGCGCGTGCGCCATTACGTTGCGACCAGACTGAACGTGGAAGAAATCGGACATTTGATCAACGACAGCGATCCGCTCGTCGCGGAAGCGGCCCGCGAGCGTCTCGCGGGCGAGGCGTTGAAGGGATGA
- the nifD gene encoding nitrogenase molybdenum-iron protein alpha chain — translation MSVSPTLSVAEIKDRNKALIEEVLKVYPEKTAKRRAKHLNVHQEGKPDCGVKSNIKSIPGVMTIRGCAYAGSKGVVWGPIKDMIHISHGPVGCGQYSWAARRNYYIGTTGIDTFVTMQFTSDFQEKDIVFGGDKKLAKIMDEIQELFPLNNGITVQSECPIGLIGDDIEAVSKAKSKEYDGKTIVPVRCEGFRGVSQSLGHHIANDAIRDWVFDKIAPDAAPRFEPTPYDVAIIGDYNIGGDAWSSRILLEEMGLRVIAQWSGDGSLAELEATPKAKLNVLHCYRSMNYISRHMEEKYGIPWCEYNFFGPSKIAESLRKIASYFDDKIKEGAEQVIAKYQPLMDAVIAKYRPRLEGKTVMLFVGGLRPRHVIGAYEDLGMEVVGTGYEFGHNDDYQRTAQHYVKDGTLIYDDVTGYEFEKFVEKIQPDLVGSGIKEKYVFQKMGVPFRQMHSWDYSGPYHGYDGFAIFARDMDMAINSPVWKMTKAPWKTEELPLLQAAE, via the coding sequence ATGAGTGTTTCGCCCACATTGAGCGTCGCGGAGATCAAGGACCGCAACAAAGCGCTCATCGAAGAAGTTCTGAAGGTTTATCCCGAAAAGACCGCCAAGCGCCGCGCCAAGCACCTCAACGTGCATCAGGAAGGCAAGCCGGATTGCGGCGTGAAGTCGAACATCAAGTCGATCCCTGGCGTGATGACCATTCGCGGCTGCGCTTACGCCGGCTCGAAGGGCGTCGTCTGGGGTCCGATCAAGGACATGATCCACATCAGCCACGGCCCCGTCGGCTGCGGCCAATATTCCTGGGCGGCGCGCCGCAACTATTACATCGGCACGACCGGCATCGACACTTTCGTCACGATGCAGTTCACCTCCGATTTCCAAGAAAAGGATATCGTCTTCGGCGGCGATAAAAAGCTCGCGAAGATCATGGACGAGATCCAGGAGCTGTTCCCGCTGAACAACGGCATCACCGTTCAGTCGGAATGCCCGATCGGCCTCATTGGCGACGACATCGAGGCCGTGTCGAAGGCCAAGTCGAAGGAATATGACGGCAAGACCATCGTCCCGGTGCGTTGCGAGGGCTTCCGCGGCGTTTCTCAGTCGCTCGGCCATCACATCGCCAACGACGCGATCCGCGATTGGGTGTTCGACAAGATCGCTCCCGACGCCGCGCCGCGTTTCGAGCCGACGCCTTACGACGTCGCCATCATCGGCGACTACAACATCGGCGGCGACGCCTGGTCGTCACGCATCCTGCTCGAAGAGATGGGCCTGCGCGTGATCGCGCAATGGTCGGGCGACGGCAGCCTCGCGGAACTTGAAGCGACGCCGAAGGCGAAGCTGAACGTTCTGCACTGCTACCGTTCGATGAACTACATTTCGCGCCACATGGAAGAAAAATACGGCATTCCGTGGTGCGAATACAACTTCTTCGGCCCGAGCAAGATCGCCGAGTCGCTGCGCAAGATCGCCAGCTACTTCGACGACAAGATCAAGGAAGGCGCCGAGCAGGTCATCGCCAAATATCAGCCCTTGATGGACGCGGTCATCGCCAAATACCGTCCGCGTCTGGAAGGCAAGACGGTCATGCTGTTCGTCGGCGGCCTCCGCCCGCGTCACGTGATCGGCGCTTACGAAGACCTCGGCATGGAAGTCGTCGGCACGGGCTATGAATTCGGCCACAATGACGACTATCAGCGCACCGCCCAGCATTACGTCAAGGACGGAACGCTGATCTACGACGACGTGACCGGCTACGAATTCGAAAAATTCGTCGAGAAGATCCAGCCCGATCTCGTCGGCTCCGGCATCAAGGAAAAATACGTCTTCCAAAAGATGGGCGTGCCCTTCCGTCAGATGCACAGCTGGGACTATTCGGGCCCCTACCATGGCTATGACGGTTTCGCGATCTTCGCGCGGGACATGGACATGGCGATCAACTCGCCGGTCTGGAAAATGACCAAGGCGCCTTGGAAGACTGAGGAACTGCCGCTGCTCCAGGCCGCGGAATAA
- a CDS encoding tetratricopeptide repeat protein, producing MVNGEHAALNPDEKELLAGALLGRGLPPEAEEFLHLASETYADSETAERYLRQAQQWAPDHAAVLIGFYRFYFYKGRLKEALEIANRCLEKAARENNMPRDWRRASAQDAVFDRYDEMLPRFFLFTLKGYAYLQMRLGELEESRVAIAKLLELDPTDKIGAKVLLGVLDRIGLEDDA from the coding sequence ATGGTGAATGGCGAGCACGCCGCTCTGAACCCCGACGAGAAGGAACTTCTCGCCGGGGCGCTGCTTGGCAGGGGCCTGCCGCCGGAAGCCGAAGAATTTCTCCATCTCGCCAGTGAAACCTACGCCGACTCTGAAACGGCGGAGCGTTACTTACGCCAGGCCCAGCAATGGGCCCCGGATCATGCCGCGGTGCTGATCGGCTTCTATCGCTTTTACTTTTACAAAGGCAGATTGAAAGAAGCATTGGAGATCGCCAATCGCTGTCTTGAAAAAGCTGCGCGCGAAAACAACATGCCGCGGGATTGGCGACGCGCCTCGGCGCAGGACGCGGTTTTCGATCGCTACGACGAAATGCTGCCGCGCTTCTTTCTGTTTACCTTGAAGGGCTACGCGTATTTGCAGATGCGCCTCGGCGAGCTCGAGGAAAGCCGGGTCGCAATCGCCAAGCTTCTCGAACTCGATCCGACTGACAAGATTGGCGCCAAGGTTCTTCTCGGCGTTCTCGATAGAATCGGCCTCGAAGATGACGCGTGA
- the nifK gene encoding nitrogenase molybdenum-iron protein subunit beta gives MPQSAEHVLDHFDLFRGPEYQQMLANKKKMFENPRDPAEVERVREWAKTPEYREKNFAREALTVNPAKACQPLGAVFAAVGFEQTIPFVHGSQGCVAYYRSHLSRHFKEPSSCVSSSMTEDAAVFGGLNNMIDGLANTYNMYKPKMIAVSTTCMAEVIGDDLNAFIKTSKEKGSVPAEYDVPFAHTPAFVGSHVTGYDNALKGIIEHFWDGKAGTTAKLERSANDKINFIGGFDGYTVGNMREVKRIFGLMGIDYTILADNSEVFDTPTDGEFRMYDGGTTLEEAASAINAKATISMQEYCTEKTLPLIAAHGQEVAAFNHPIGVSATDKFLMTLSRITGKPIPEELARERGRLVDAVADSSAHIHGKKFAIYGDPDLCLGLAGFLLELGAEPTHVLATNGSKAWAAKVQALFDSSPFGQNCHVYPGKDLWHMRSLLFTEPVDFLIGNTYGKYLERDTGTPLIRIGFPIFDRHHHHRYPVWGYQGGLNVLVWVLDRIFESIDATTNVPAKSDYSFDIIR, from the coding sequence ATGCCGCAGAGCGCAGAACACGTCCTAGACCATTTCGACCTCTTCAGAGGTCCCGAGTACCAGCAGATGCTGGCGAATAAGAAGAAGATGTTCGAAAACCCGCGCGATCCGGCCGAAGTGGAACGCGTTCGGGAATGGGCCAAGACCCCCGAATATCGCGAGAAGAACTTCGCTCGCGAGGCGTTGACGGTCAATCCGGCCAAAGCCTGCCAGCCGCTCGGCGCGGTCTTCGCCGCCGTCGGTTTCGAGCAAACGATTCCCTTCGTTCATGGCTCGCAGGGCTGCGTCGCCTATTATCGCAGCCATCTGTCGAGACACTTCAAGGAGCCGAGCTCCTGCGTGTCGTCGTCGATGACCGAGGACGCGGCGGTGTTCGGCGGTCTCAACAACATGATCGACGGCCTCGCCAACACCTACAATATGTACAAGCCGAAGATGATCGCCGTCTCGACCACCTGCATGGCGGAAGTCATCGGCGACGATCTGAACGCCTTCATCAAGACCTCGAAGGAAAAGGGTTCAGTTCCGGCCGAATACGACGTTCCCTTCGCCCACACTCCCGCCTTTGTCGGCAGCCACGTCACCGGCTACGACAATGCGTTGAAGGGCATCATCGAGCACTTCTGGGACGGCAAGGCCGGCACGACGGCCAAGCTTGAGCGCTCGGCGAATGATAAGATCAACTTCATCGGCGGCTTCGACGGCTACACGGTCGGCAATATGCGCGAAGTCAAGCGCATCTTCGGCTTGATGGGCATCGACTATACAATCCTCGCCGACAACAGCGAAGTCTTCGACACGCCGACCGACGGCGAGTTCCGCATGTATGACGGCGGCACGACGCTGGAAGAGGCTGCGAGCGCGATCAACGCCAAGGCGACGATCTCGATGCAGGAATATTGCACCGAGAAGACGCTGCCGCTGATCGCCGCGCATGGGCAGGAAGTCGCCGCCTTCAATCATCCGATCGGCGTTTCGGCGACCGACAAGTTCCTCATGACCTTGTCGCGCATCACCGGCAAGCCGATCCCCGAAGAGCTGGCGCGCGAGCGTGGTCGTCTCGTTGACGCGGTGGCCGATTCGAGCGCGCATATTCATGGCAAGAAATTCGCGATCTACGGCGATCCGGATCTGTGTCTCGGCCTCGCCGGGTTCCTGTTGGAGCTTGGCGCCGAACCGACGCACGTGCTTGCCACGAATGGCAGTAAGGCTTGGGCGGCAAAAGTTCAGGCGCTGTTCGATTCCTCTCCGTTCGGGCAGAATTGCCACGTCTATCCGGGCAAGGATCTCTGGCACATGCGCTCGCTGCTGTTCACCGAGCCGGTGGATTTCCTGATCGGCAACACGTACGGGAAATATCTCGAGCGCGACACGGGCACGCCGCTGATCCGCATCGGCTTCCCGATCTTTGATCGCCACCATCACCACCGCTATCCGGTGTGGGGCTATCAGGGTGGCTTGAACGTTCTGGTGTGGGTGCTCGATCGCATCTTCGAATCGATCGACGCCACCACGAACGTGCCGGCGAAGAGCGACTATAGCTTCGACATCATCCGTTAA
- a CDS encoding 4Fe-4S binding protein, producing the protein MTLKIIASQCTSCSACEPECPNVAITEKNGTFVIDPKKCTECIGHFDAPQCAAVCPVDNTCVIDNAYPRYQAPA; encoded by the coding sequence ATGACGCTTAAGATCATCGCGTCGCAGTGCACGAGCTGTTCGGCCTGCGAGCCGGAATGCCCGAATGTGGCGATCACCGAGAAGAATGGCACATTCGTCATCGATCCCAAGAAATGCACGGAGTGCATCGGCCATTTCGACGCGCCGCAATGCGCGGCCGTCTGCCCGGTCGATAATACCTGCGTGATCGACAATGCCTATCCCCGTTACCAAGCGCCGGCTTGA
- the nifB gene encoding nitrogenase cofactor biosynthesis protein NifB, which yields MGDVMQKIAEHKGCGTSGGSGKASCGSGAGEGDLPTEIWEKVKNHPCYSEEAHHHYARMHVAVAPACNIQCNYCNRKYDCANESRPGVVSEKLTPEQAAKKVLAVASTIPQMTVLGIAGPGDPLANPEKTFKTFDLISRTAPDIKLCLSTNGLALPDHVDTIAGYNVDHVTITINMVDPEIGAKIYPWVFWKHKRYTGVEAAKLLTDRQLQGLEMLTERGILCKVNSVMIPGINDKHLVEVNKAVKSRGAFLHNIMPLISAPEHGTVFGLNGQRGPSAQELKALQDSCEGEMNMMRHCRQCRADAVGLLGEDRSAEFTTEKIMAMEVDYDLESRKAYQEKVEEERVAKVAAKQEELATLAGAASDIKLLIAVATKGSGLINEHFGHAKEFQVYELSTSGAKFVGHRRVDLYCQGGYGDEDSLETVIRAINDCHAVFVAKIGGCPKNDLIKAGIEPVDQFAHEFIEKSAIAWFKAYLDKVNSGEIEHQERGDAEIRQGALINAA from the coding sequence ATGGGCGACGTGATGCAGAAGATCGCCGAGCACAAGGGTTGCGGCACGTCGGGCGGCAGCGGCAAGGCGAGCTGCGGTTCTGGCGCCGGCGAGGGCGACCTGCCGACGGAGATTTGGGAGAAGGTCAAGAACCACCCCTGCTACAGCGAAGAGGCGCACCACCATTATGCGCGCATGCATGTCGCCGTCGCGCCCGCTTGCAACATCCAGTGCAATTATTGCAACCGCAAATATGATTGCGCCAATGAATCGCGTCCCGGCGTCGTCAGCGAGAAGCTGACCCCGGAGCAGGCCGCGAAGAAAGTTTTGGCCGTCGCCTCGACCATTCCGCAAATGACGGTTTTGGGCATCGCCGGCCCGGGCGATCCGCTCGCCAATCCGGAAAAAACCTTCAAGACATTCGATCTGATCTCGCGCACCGCGCCGGATATCAAGCTCTGCCTGTCGACCAATGGCCTGGCGTTGCCGGATCACGTCGACACGATCGCCGGCTACAACGTCGATCACGTCACGATCACCATCAACATGGTCGATCCGGAAATCGGAGCGAAGATCTATCCCTGGGTGTTCTGGAAGCATAAGCGCTACACCGGCGTCGAAGCGGCGAAGCTCCTCACCGACCGGCAGCTACAGGGCCTGGAAATGCTCACCGAGCGCGGCATTCTGTGCAAGGTGAATTCGGTGATGATCCCCGGGATCAACGACAAGCACCTCGTGGAAGTGAACAAGGCCGTCAAATCTCGCGGCGCGTTCCTGCACAACATCATGCCGCTGATCTCGGCGCCGGAGCACGGCACGGTGTTCGGCCTCAACGGCCAGCGCGGTCCGTCGGCGCAAGAGCTGAAGGCGCTGCAGGACAGCTGCGAAGGCGAGATGAATATGATGCGCCACTGCCGCCAGTGCCGCGCCGACGCTGTCGGCCTGCTCGGCGAAGATCGTAGCGCTGAGTTCACCACCGAAAAGATCATGGCGATGGAGGTCGATTACGATCTCGAGTCCCGCAAGGCCTATCAGGAGAAGGTGGAAGAAGAGCGCGTCGCCAAGGTGGCCGCGAAGCAGGAAGAATTGGCGACGCTGGCCGGCGCGGCGAGCGACATCAAGTTGCTGATCGCGGTGGCGACGAAGGGTTCGGGCCTCATCAACGAACATTTCGGTCACGCCAAAGAGTTCCAGGTTTACGAACTCTCGACCTCGGGCGCGAAATTCGTCGGACATCGCCGCGTCGATCTCTACTGCCAGGGCGGATATGGCGACGAGGACAGTCTGGAGACGGTGATCCGCGCCATCAACGACTGCCATGCGGTGTTCGTCGCGAAGATCGGCGGCTGCCCGAAGAACGACCTGATCAAGGCCGGGATCGAGCCTGTCGATCAATTTGCCCATGAGTTCATCGAGAAGTCGGCGATCGCCTGGTTCAAGGCCTATCTCGACAAGGTGAACAGCGGCGAAATCGAACATCAGGAGCGCGGCGACGCTGAAATCCGTCAGGGCGCGCTCATCAACGCGGCCTGA
- a CDS encoding HesB/IscA family protein gives MKFSLTPAAQKFIRRMIQFSVNPGGGFRLMVSPGGCSGLSALFDVEAAPRAGDQEFVVEGVKFFLPAESRLLLDGVTIDFADSSSSGGLVFHDPKNTGSCKSAGGSVVEHVH, from the coding sequence ATGAAATTTTCGCTTACGCCGGCCGCACAAAAATTTATCCGGCGAATGATTCAGTTCAGCGTCAATCCAGGCGGCGGCTTTCGCTTGATGGTGTCGCCAGGGGGGTGCTCGGGGCTCAGCGCGCTGTTCGACGTCGAAGCCGCGCCGCGCGCCGGCGATCAGGAATTCGTCGTCGAAGGCGTGAAGTTCTTCCTGCCGGCCGAAAGCCGCCTGCTGCTTGATGGCGTCACGATTGATTTCGCCGATTCCTCTTCAAGCGGGGGGCTCGTTTTTCACGATCCAAAGAACACTGGATCGTGCAAGAGCGCGGGCGGGTCCGTCGTGGAGCATGTGCATTAA